One Vicia villosa cultivar HV-30 ecotype Madison, WI linkage group LG5, Vvil1.0, whole genome shotgun sequence genomic window, ttgcaggtgatatgcTTTCTACATAGACAtctacttttgatgatgacaactaatgtATTATGATAattcaagtatgaacaattaAGCGGCTAACGATGTAAACCATATCATTAGGGTTTGACGGAATTGACTTTCCGATGATGGGCAAGGATTCCTTTGAAAATAATTGGTATTTCTCCATATGAGAAATGGAAAGGAATATCATAAAATATTGGTTACTTTAGAGTGTGCGGATGTGTAGAATATTACAAGAATATGGAATCCAAAAGAACTAAATTAGGTCCTCGATGGATCAGATGTGTCTTCATAGGATATGCACCCAACAACAAAGCATGTAGACTTTTAAACttagagtctaatgtaattgtTGAATCCCGAGATGTGGAATTATTAGAAAATATTATTACAAAGGATAAGGAACTTGAGAATCCCACGATTGAAGAATCTTGTAATAAAAATTCTACGcagattgttgaaacacaacCCGAACTTAGAAGAAGCAAAAGGGCATGAAAAGCTAAGGATCTAGGACCAAATGAATTCAATTCTCAACTTATTTTCGTTTATCTAGTTGAAAGAAATATCAAGCATGATGTTCATaagattcctattattcttcaaggGGGAGATGATCCTAAAACTTATAAAGAAGCATTAGCTTCAAGGGATGCTTCTTTTTGGAAGGATGTTATCCAAGACGAAATGGACTCAATTATATCAAACCACACTTGGGAACTAGTCGATATTCCCAAGGGATCAAGacccattggatgcaaatggatGTTTAGAAAAAGTATCACGGTAATGATACATTAAACACCTACAAGGCTATATTAGTAGCAAAAGGgtttagacaaaaggaaggtgTCGATTACTTTGGCACATTTGCACCACTAGCAAAAACTATGACCATTAGAATATTATTTGCACTAGCTTCCTTGAATAACCTTATTGTTCATCAAATACATGTTAAAACAACATTCTtaaatggagatctcgatgaAGAAATCTACATGGAGCAACCAGAAGGCTATGTGCTTCctggaaatgaacaaaaggtatgAAAACTTGTTAAATCCTTATACGTTTTAAAACAtgcaccaaaacaatggcatcaaAAATTTGACTCTGCCATACTTTCAAATGGGTTTATTCCAAATTCTTATGACAAATGCTTGTAAACAAAGGTACGTGGAAACATTGTAATGCTtctatgtctatatgttgatgacatgttgattattAGCAATGAAATGGAcggaatcttagaaacaaagagatcactaacttccacattcaagatgaaagatcttggactagttgacacGATATTAGGGATCAAAGTAAAACGAAATAGTGGGAgttatgaacttaatcaaacacattatattgaaaaaatattgGAAAAGTCCAAACACCTAAACTTTAAGGAAGTAAACATTTCATTCGATCCTAGTGTAAAACTTCAAAAGAACAATGTGAGAGTTGTGGCacaattggaatatgcaagtgAAATTTTTAGTGAGTAAGATGAGTAGATTTAATAGCAATTCAAATGATGAACATTATAAGGCCATAACTAGGATTTTCAGTTACTTGTTAAAGACCAAAAATCTTGGCCTTCAGTATGGTAGGTTTTTTGACATACTAGAAGGATGTACCAACGCGAGTaggatatcgagtgttggagattataaatctacaaCTGGGTGGATATTTACATTAGCTCGAGGTGGTATTTCTTAGAAGAggaagaaacaaacatgcattactctCCCAACCATGAAAGTAGAGTTCGTGGCTCTTGAGTCCGCTGGacaagaagcagaatggttgagggaCCTTCTATTGGAGGTTCCATTAGCTAAAGACAATGTTTCAAAAATGTTGATACATTATAATAGTCAAGCCACCCTAGTTAGAGCATTCAATGAAGTATACAATGGAAAATTTAGACACATAGGTCTTAGACACTCTCTCGTGATAAAATTAATCAAGGATGGGATCATTTCACtgacatatatacaaacaagCTATAATTTGGTTGATCCGTTTACTAAACCACTGGCCAGAGTTTTAAtaaagactacctcaaaaggtatgTGATTAAAACTCCTTGAATAAGGGTTCCGACAACGATAGCAACCCAATCTTAAGTTAAAAAAAcgtaacctaagattcaatgggtaacaacaagtcgttgatttgaaTGTCTGTGCAACAttttgtgacaatgttgactattacatattGAGGGTTAAGTTTTTTCAAGAAACTCTTGATGAAATTCTATATCGATgatatgtatctcaagaaatagatacaaaggaaacttcacctatatgaatttcgGAATGGTGTcgtcttaaagtgagagttggagtttctctcatgaaaaattcatgaaaacaagAAAAGCACATGACCAAAAATAGTGTTAGGCGAGAGATCTAGCCGGAGAACCTTTAAGGGGTTTTGTGTTTAGTAAAGTCAatctgatcacatgggataacgATTTAAAGCATAGCTACATAACGTTCTGATGAGGCTTTGAGTTGTATTTACTAAGGTAAATTTCAAATTGAAAGATACTTATCTGTATTAacattcttttgtttttcttattctaAAATTGGATTTGTCATTATTAGAttaagtgggggattgttgtaatttATGAAGTTAATTACAAAAATATGTTTCAAAATGACAAAATAGTAAAagtgagtaaatgctaataaatgcatgaGATATAGTCTCACGTAGAAAGATTTACTCACATTGAAAGTCTTTATAAAGAGTTAATATCATTAACTCAATAAATGGACAAAAGAAGATAAAGTGTCATATAGACAAGTATGGTGATCCGAAGCATTATGCCActtgtctcattcatacaacacctCGCTGATGTATCGGCAACACCGGCTCCAAGTCCGTGGTCGTAAAGGCGCTAATGGCTGCTTGTAGGTGGCATTTGAGCACTTGGGCACGACGCTCTAAGACATTCGAGAAGGCTAAATTATCTTGGATATTTCTAATTCGAAACTCCATGACGTTCGAGAATACTTAAattactataaaaaaaatatatttcattcaaAATAAGTCTGCATTCATTCAATTTCGAAGCATTATCTAACACTTTCTAGATACATAAACTATTTTACATAATTTGAAATATTGAACTAAGTACTGTACTCTTTGAAAATGTTAATTTGACGAGCAGGGCCTAATTTGTTTGATACGCAATAGCTACACTAATCAATTAAATTAGAAAATTTAGTTTTCACCATATTTTCATCAGTAAAAATTAAACTATTGAATAAATACACGTAACATTTTCATCAATAATCTCCACATGTGTTTTGACAAACAAAAAGAGATATGTATATAGCCCATGTGCCTATCGGTTTGTATTGTATCCTTTGTCATCTCCTCTTTTATATTCCTCTTCCTATTTAGGTATGAATGGATGAATCTGTTAAAAAACCTCATTcaatttaattcatttttaaacAGTACTATAGTAATATACCAAATCCATTAGAACCAAAACTAACTATTGGATGATTAACCAACAAATGAAGGGAGGACATACGCAAAGGCCATTTCCGGCAAAACAGCCTCCAAGTTTTCGCTCTAAACTTCAATCAATTTTCACTTTCTATAACTTTGTACAGTTAATAAAACACATGAAAAAACTAACATAAACTATTCACTTTGTAGTAATTAACCCAATATTCCAAATGCTTATAGCTATAAATACTCTCCTCATAAACCGTTACAACTCACACACCCCACTATCTTCACCACTTCTACCACTCCATCTTCCAATTCCTCTAATCATTCATTCTTCAACATTTCGACAAAATGTCAAACAATAACTATCCTCTTCCTTTCCTCTTCCTCATAATCACACTCTCATGTTCCTTCAATTTCTCAACTGTTACATCATCCACATACAATGTAATCCAATTCGGAGCCAAACCAGACGGAATAACCGATTCCACTAAAGCTTTCCTAAATGCATGGACTAAGGCTTGTTCGTCTCCATATCCCGCAGCAATTTACGTTCCACAAGGGAAATTCTTACTTGGAACTGTAACATTTAATGGAAATTGTGCTAACAAAGCTATTTCCATAACCATTGATGGTACTTTGATTGCCTCATCTAATTACCGTGTCGCCGGTAAAGCCAGTAACTGGTTGAGCTTTCAGAATGTAGACGGAGTTTCAAGTCGCGGCGGAGTGCTTGATGGCCAGGGTACTGCCTTGTGGAATTGTAAAAATTCTAACACAAGGAATTGCCCAACCGGAGCCACGGTAATGTCTATCATGCATTAGCATTGCACATGATTAATAGTTCcaggttttattaataattaatttaagtgTGGATCATGTAACTGTTAATTTGCAACTACTCttatttgaagattttattttATAAGGTGATGAGAGTGGTTAATTTTATTTGGTTATGGTTTTTCAGACATTGGAATTTTTCAACTCAAAAAACATTATGATAAGTGGATTGACATCTATAAATAGTCAAATGTTCCACATAGTGTTCTATGGATGTCAGTATGTAAAAACACAAGGCGTAAAAATTGTGGCGGCTGGAAATAGCCCTAACACCGACGGTATTCATGTCCAAATGTCCTCCCATGTCACCATTGTCAACTCCAAAATTCAAACCGGTGACGATTGTATCTCGATCGGACCTGGCACTAATAATTTATGGATTGAAAAGATTGAATGTGGACCGGGACACGGAATAAGGTAACAAATCTCTTTGATATTGataatttttgttttcttatataaaaaacaTGAAATTATTTTTGTTGGAATGGCTATAGTAATGATTTGTTTGATACTAATTGCAGCATTGGAAGCTTAGGATGGGAATTAAACGAACCAGGAGTACAAAATGTGACTGTTAAAACAGTTACATTTACAGGAACTCAAAATGGTGTTAGAATAAAATCATGGGGTAGAGCTAGCAATGGATTTGTTAGGAACGTCTTTTTCCAAGATGCAATTATGGTTAATGTCCAAAACCCAATTGTTATTGACCAGAATTACTGCCCAAACAACAAAAACTGCCCCGGTCAGGTTGGTTTTCTATTTAACATATTGGATGCTATACACCACTGGTATAATTTTTACATGAAAAAAAGCTgatttatatttttgttgaaaTTATTATATCAGGCGTCTGGAGTTAAAATCAGTGATGTGACATACCAAGATATTCATGGAACATCAGCAACACAAGTAGCTGTGAAATTTGATTGTAGTTCAAAGTATCCATGCAGTGGGATTAAATTGGAGGATGTAAAACTTACATACAAAAACCAAGTAGCTGAAGCATCTTGTAACCATGCTGGTGGTGCTGCATTGGGTTTAGTTCTACCAGAGAGTtgcttttaaaatataaatttgctAGAAAGATTCTTGATATATAGATAATGAATTCATACTAATAACACTACGTTGTAATTTGAAAAGTTACTAGTTTTTGGTTCATTGTTGGATCACATTGAAACCTGGTCTTGCAATTGTTGTGGACAATATAGAAAGTCCAATTTTTTATTACATGATTGTATTTCTAATATTCAAAATTTATACGCATATATTTGTAACAGGAAAATTAAGGGTATATGATTTATATTGGAATTTTTATAGATATTCTTTTTGTTTGGACTTATTTAATTTTAAACTTTCAAACTATTGAGATCATATATGTAttggctttttattcttccattaGATTGCATCATTTCAATCACTTGATGAATGGTTAAACTAAAACACTAGTCTATCACAAAAACAATCTTAAAGGAGCTGCAACAATTACTGCCAGAAGGAATTACAAAGATTTTGTTCGCTTAAGATTAATCTAAACAAGCCGATAATTGAAAAATTATGTTAGGAATTTCACAATAAAAGATTGGACTTTTTTCATGGTTTTAAATCCTAACAATTGATACTTTCATCGAGAATCTATAAGAAAAAGGCTACCATCAGGATGGTGTCCATAGAGTGAAAATTAGATAAAAATACTCGGTTTAATATTTAAGGTATGGGGTTTTTGTATCTAAGGGACTAGTCTTTTAAGTTGGATTTTCTTTATTGATATCTAAAAAGCTAATTTATAGGTGGTAGTTCATCTTGTTGGAACAAAACTCAACCAAGAACACTCAATCAATCACATGCACATGAATGATCCACTCGAATTTGCTTTAGTTTTATTTATACACATACACACACATTTTGCACATTTGATTCAATTgaagaaagagatgaagattGAGAAGAAGAGAATGAGATACACacttgcatttttcttttttgtttttggtttatcACCATCGGTATAGTCCGGTTTGAGGGTCAATTCTGACATCAAGTGAttccagccccctcccgatcgtgcacttttgagtattcataaaacAATGTATATAGAGTTGCAGCAACAAAACCCTAACTAACTACTCACACTAATTGTCATAACTAACTTagttaaaacacaattttattaTGGGCCATGCtaacatgttaaggatactataattagaaaaagttaaatataattaaaagtaataaagtcatatttaaagtttcgatacattgaaaTCACAAGTTTCTAGAAAACATTTCtgtaaatatctcattaacttgtgcccttggggcacatgttagttttaaattttattattaactaCCTATTACTTGTATTCCAAGTAAGACACATACAAACAATAAATTGTattcaacacaccacctaattcattgtgtcaaGCTCTCTACACCTATTAAACTTTTAAACTTCTTGAACACTTCCACTGCTTTTGTCAAAATGTCTGCAACTAATTAGTCTTCACTTCTACAATGCTCTAGACATGGTCTTCCATTGCTAACTTATTCCCTAAGGTAATGCAATATCACCTCTATATGTTTTCTCTTACCATGCGCAATAGGATTTTTGACCAAATGtatggttgatatgttgtcaatCTTCGCGGTCATGGCTCCGGAGAATTTGCCTTCAATTTCCTCAATCAAATTCACCAACCATATGCTTAACAAGAACATAGTGACGTTACAACGTACTCTTCTTCACATGAGGACAAACCACCACATATTCCTTTCTTGAGCTCCAAACTACTGGTGCACCACCTGCATGAACACGTAGTTTGTCGTTGATCTTTTATCATCAGCATCACCTCGCCAACTAGATTCAATGTATTGAACGAGCTTACATTTTTTCCCTTTGTCTGCTGCTAGAAAAAAGCCATAATACAATGCGCCTCTTAGGTGTGACAATTTGGACTTttgcatgaatctacttaccaTTCCTACACTATATGCAAGGTCAATTCTTAGGTGAAAAGGATACCTAAATGATCCAATGAGCCATGTGTATAGAGTTGGATGAATATCTCCCTCATCTGAGTCCTTTTTCAATTGCATTCTTGGCTCAACTGGTATTATTTTCGAGCTGCAATGCTCTATCTTAATTCTCTTGCGTATCTCAGTTGCATATCTCTTGTAAAACTCGATTCCAAGGAAAAAGAGATGTTGCCAAAATTAGTCATCTCAAATTTCTTCCTTAGGTTCATGTTGAAATCTTCAGTTTCCTTCTTGCAACTGCTAGTGATtaaaaaatcatcaatatataggCATATAATTATCAAATCATTATTTCTACATCTTAGGACATACACCTCACGCTCATATGCATATTTCATGAATTGTATCTCTCTTAGAAAATCATCAATCTTATtatccaagatctttgtgcttgTTTAAGTTCATACAAATCtctaatttaattgaaataatactcaaaattaattaaaattacacAAATCTCTAATTTTCTAATAAACTCAATCATtccaataaataaattaaatataattaattaaatacttaaTGAATGTTACTCTTGTCAAACTTTTTTTCCTTCTATACCCTAATTGCTACCACCACCTATATGGCAACCttaattttcactttgttttttatttgatgaATTGGCA contains:
- the LOC131607335 gene encoding polygalacturonase-like, which gives rise to MSNNNYPLPFLFLIITLSCSFNFSTVTSSTYNVIQFGAKPDGITDSTKAFLNAWTKACSSPYPAAIYVPQGKFLLGTVTFNGNCANKAISITIDGTLIASSNYRVAGKASNWLSFQNVDGVSSRGGVLDGQGTALWNCKNSNTRNCPTGATTLEFFNSKNIMISGLTSINSQMFHIVFYGCQYVKTQGVKIVAAGNSPNTDGIHVQMSSHVTIVNSKIQTGDDCISIGPGTNNLWIEKIECGPGHGISIGSLGWELNEPGVQNVTVKTVTFTGTQNGVRIKSWGRASNGFVRNVFFQDAIMVNVQNPIVIDQNYCPNNKNCPGQASGVKISDVTYQDIHGTSATQVAVKFDCSSKYPCSGIKLEDVKLTYKNQVAEASCNHAGGAALGLVLPESCF